CCTTTTTGTCGAGCCAGGAAAGTGTCAAGCGAACCAGTTGTCACGCGAACGGCGATCGTAGCGCGCAACGCGTGACTTGACGCTTAGTCGTTCTTCGTCTTGACGACTTTCTTGCCGCGATAGTAGCCGTTCGGGCTGACGTGGTGACGCAGATGCACTTCACCCGTGCTCGGCTCGACTGCCAGCGGCGCTGCCGTCAGGAAATCGTGCGAACGATGCATGCCGCGCTTCGACGGCGACTTCTTGTTTTGCTGGACTGCCATGACTAACTCCTAAATAATTTTCCGGATTCTAACACAGCCCGATCCGGCGCTTAACTACCCTGGCCCAAAGCCCTTACGCCTTCCCGCGCCACAACTGCTTAGTGTTTCTTGCTGCCGTCCCCGTCCTTCTTCAACGCTTCCAGCGCTGCGAACGGATTCGGCCGTTTGCCTTCGTCCTCGTCTTCGACGGACTCATCGTCCGCTTCTTCCGAAGGACCGCTCGCACCCGACACGAGGCTTTCGTGGACTGCCGGGCAAACCTCGTGCTTGGGCACGAGCGGCAACGAAAGCAGCAACTCCTCTTCGATCAAGTCGACGAGATCGAACTGGCGTGAGCCCACGATCACATCGGCTTCATCGTCGTCGAGCGGAAATTCTTCAGCTTCTTCTTCGGTCGCGACGACCCGGTACGTCATGTCGACGCCGAACGTCTGGTCGTACGGGGTCATGCAGCGCTGGCACGTGAGCCACGCATGACCATGGACCGCAAGGCGCAGATACGGCTGCTGCCCATCGGCGCCGTCGTCCTGCAACTCCTTCTGGGTGAACCCCTCGGCCTGCCACGTGAACACCGTGTCACGATCCGGCGCATCT
This window of the Burkholderia cepacia GG4 genome carries:
- the rpmF gene encoding 50S ribosomal protein L32, with protein sequence MAVQQNKKSPSKRGMHRSHDFLTAAPLAVEPSTGEVHLRHHVSPNGYYRGKKVVKTKND
- a CDS encoding DUF177 domain-containing protein produces the protein MNTSSGKPAAALDPHAVDLFEFARSGRQAAGAVRLSQLPRMLNEVPADAPDRDTVFTWQAEGFTQKELQDDGADGQQPYLRLAVHGHAWLTCQRCMTPYDQTFGVDMTYRVVATEEEAEEFPLDDDEADVIVGSRQFDLVDLIEEELLLSLPLVPKHEVCPAVHESLVSGASGPSEEADDESVEDEDEGKRPNPFAALEALKKDGDGSKKH